In Geminicoccaceae bacterium, a single window of DNA contains:
- the recQ gene encoding DNA helicase RecQ: protein MTHREPLEVLREIFGYPSFRGQQAEIIDHVLAGGDALVLMPTGGGKSLCYQVPALCRDGTVLVVTPLIALMQDQVMAMQQLGVHAEALNSVMPFAEQRRVERSLLAGELDLVYVAPERVTATGFLDLLARAPIRLFAIDEAHCVSQWGHNFRPDYLELARLHQSLPGIPRLALTATADVPTRNEIVERLDLGDGRVFVSGFDRPNIRYLIRIKDNPRRQLLSFIEARHKGDAGIVYCLSRAKVEETARWLNEQGVRALPYHAGLPPEARAHNQRCFISEEGLVVVATIAFGMGIDKPNVRFVAHLDLPKSIEAYYQETGRAGRDGLPATAWLAYGMEDIGKLQSLLARSQGDERQKRLERQKLDAMLGYVETTRCRRQVLLSYFGEDGHEPCGNCDSCLEPAATFDATEPVQLALSAIYRTGQRFGAGHVIDVLRGVDNDRAVQFGHDRLQLFGRGRRFSAREWKGIMRQLAALGLVAVDMEGHGGLMLAGDVRPVLKGERKVMLRQLPKTSKTREKGGRASGGADSLTDRADRALFERLRHRRLELAREQGVPPYVIMHDSTLVAIAERRPGDLAALSLIPGMGARKIERYGAEMLAIVETADEAA from the coding sequence TTGACCCATCGCGAACCCCTTGAGGTGCTCAGGGAAATTTTCGGCTATCCGTCTTTTCGCGGCCAGCAGGCGGAGATCATCGATCATGTGCTCGCGGGTGGTGACGCATTGGTATTGATGCCCACCGGCGGGGGCAAGTCATTGTGCTATCAGGTTCCGGCCCTCTGCCGTGACGGTACGGTGCTGGTCGTGACACCGCTCATCGCGCTGATGCAGGATCAGGTGATGGCGATGCAGCAGCTGGGCGTGCATGCCGAGGCGCTCAATTCGGTCATGCCGTTCGCGGAACAGCGGCGCGTCGAGCGCAGTCTCCTCGCTGGCGAACTGGATCTCGTCTATGTCGCCCCCGAACGTGTCACCGCTACGGGTTTCCTTGACCTTCTGGCCCGTGCGCCGATACGGCTGTTTGCCATCGACGAAGCCCACTGCGTCAGTCAGTGGGGACACAATTTCCGTCCCGACTATCTTGAGCTTGCACGCCTGCACCAGAGCCTGCCCGGCATCCCGCGCCTGGCACTGACGGCCACCGCTGACGTGCCGACCCGCAACGAGATCGTCGAGCGCCTCGATCTGGGTGATGGGCGCGTGTTCGTGTCCGGCTTCGACAGGCCCAATATCCGCTATCTCATCCGCATCAAGGACAATCCGCGGCGGCAGCTGCTTTCCTTCATCGAAGCCCGTCACAAGGGTGACGCCGGCATCGTCTACTGCCTCAGCCGGGCGAAGGTCGAGGAGACGGCGCGCTGGCTGAACGAACAGGGGGTCCGGGCGCTGCCGTATCACGCCGGACTGCCCCCCGAGGCGCGGGCGCACAACCAGCGGTGCTTCATTTCCGAGGAGGGGTTGGTCGTCGTGGCGACCATCGCCTTCGGCATGGGTATCGACAAGCCCAATGTCCGTTTCGTCGCCCACCTCGACCTGCCGAAAAGCATCGAGGCCTATTACCAGGAGACCGGGCGGGCCGGACGGGACGGTCTCCCGGCGACTGCCTGGCTGGCCTATGGCATGGAGGATATCGGCAAGCTCCAGTCCCTTCTGGCCCGCTCGCAGGGGGACGAACGGCAAAAACGCCTGGAACGGCAGAAACTCGATGCCATGCTCGGCTATGTCGAAACCACCCGTTGCCGGCGACAGGTGCTGCTGTCCTATTTCGGCGAAGACGGACACGAGCCCTGCGGCAATTGTGACAGCTGTCTTGAGCCGGCTGCGACCTTTGACGCCACCGAACCGGTCCAGCTTGCGCTTTCGGCCATCTACCGTACCGGCCAGCGCTTCGGCGCCGGCCATGTCATCGACGTGCTGCGCGGGGTCGACAACGACCGGGCCGTGCAGTTCGGCCATGACCGGCTGCAGTTGTTCGGCCGTGGCCGCCGGTTTTCGGCCCGGGAGTGGAAGGGAATCATGCGGCAACTGGCCGCGCTTGGACTCGTGGCCGTCGACATGGAAGGACACGGCGGGCTGATGCTCGCGGGCGACGTGCGACCGGTACTCAAGGGGGAGCGCAAGGTCATGCTTCGGCAGTTGCCCAAGACCTCGAAAACACGTGAGAAGGGGGGACGGGCATCGGGAGGGGCCGACTCGCTGACCGATCGCGCTGACCGCGCCCTGTTCGAACGCCTGCGCCATCGGCGGCTCGAACTGGCCCGCGAACAGGGAGTTCCTCCCTATGTCATCATGCACGACTCGACGCTTGTCGCCATTGCCGAGCGGCGTCCGGGGGATCTTGCCGCCCTGTCACTCATCCCCGGAATGGGGGCGAGAAAGATCGAGCGCTACGGAGCGGAAATGCTCGCCATCGTCGAAACCGCCGATGAGGCAGCCTGA
- a CDS encoding aconitase X catalytic domain-containing protein produces MQLNDLEKRMIDGEFGEPRRLALEQQVTVGRFFDASDFVPVTQAHVMADGEAVGEAGVQMLERCAAASPGHRKVMIPTITDPRGVDPSACSWLDQPEHAPEREGRIVRAFEAMGVLLTNTCINYQVVIPPTRGEHLAMGDTGSTIYCNGVLGARSNFEGGVAAFWAGLTGRVPRYGMHLSQRRLATRHFRLEEGFRLEDLADWGALGGLIGRRMRNYFEVPLISGAGPTPGSDALKHFGAALASYGSTPMFHIEGITPDAATLDQATGGRPVEAEHLRRSDLDAFYDSFRKDGDHVDVVVFAAPQLSLYEMQLVAGLLEGRKVKEHVAVLLTAPPEVVRAAERMGLRAVIEAAGARILEGVCFYQMYAREMGEMMGWKRLLTNSAKLANIIQGYGYEPVLQPTTRCIEAAIAGRLA; encoded by the coding sequence ATGCAACTGAATGATCTCGAAAAGCGCATGATCGACGGCGAATTCGGGGAACCCCGGCGACTGGCACTCGAACAACAGGTGACAGTGGGCCGGTTCTTCGACGCCAGCGATTTCGTGCCGGTCACCCAGGCCCATGTCATGGCCGATGGCGAGGCGGTGGGCGAAGCCGGCGTTCAGATGCTGGAACGTTGCGCCGCGGCATCGCCCGGACATCGCAAAGTCATGATCCCGACGATCACCGATCCGCGCGGTGTCGATCCGTCGGCGTGCAGCTGGCTTGACCAGCCGGAACACGCGCCCGAGCGGGAGGGCCGTATCGTCCGCGCGTTCGAAGCCATGGGCGTGCTGCTCACCAACACCTGCATCAATTATCAGGTCGTGATTCCACCGACGCGTGGCGAACATCTCGCTATGGGGGATACGGGTTCGACGATCTACTGCAACGGCGTATTGGGTGCGCGCTCTAACTTCGAGGGCGGCGTCGCGGCATTCTGGGCCGGGCTAACCGGGCGGGTGCCGCGCTACGGGATGCACCTTTCGCAACGACGGCTGGCCACGCGACACTTCCGGCTGGAAGAAGGTTTCCGTCTGGAGGACCTTGCTGACTGGGGAGCGCTTGGCGGTCTTATTGGCCGCAGGATGCGCAACTACTTCGAAGTGCCGCTGATATCCGGCGCGGGCCCTACCCCCGGATCCGATGCGCTCAAGCATTTCGGTGCGGCGCTGGCCAGCTATGGATCGACACCGATGTTCCATATCGAGGGCATCACGCCCGATGCCGCGACCCTCGATCAGGCGACCGGCGGGCGGCCAGTCGAGGCCGAACATCTGCGCCGGTCCGACCTTGACGCCTTCTATGACAGTTTTCGCAAGGACGGCGATCATGTTGATGTGGTGGTATTCGCCGCCCCGCAACTTTCGCTCTACGAAATGCAACTCGTCGCCGGACTGCTTGAGGGCCGCAAGGTCAAAGAGCATGTCGCCGTCCTGCTCACCGCGCCACCCGAAGTCGTTCGTGCGGCTGAACGCATGGGGCTGCGGGCAGTGATCGAGGCCGCAGGTGCGCGGATCCTCGAAGGGGTATGCTTTTACCAGATGTATGCTCGTGAAATGGGCGAAATGATGGGCTGGAAACGGCTTCTGACCAATTCGGCGAAGCTCGCCAACATCATCCAGGGCTATGGCTACGAGCCGGTGCTGCAACCCACGACCCGTTGTATCGAGGCGGCGATTGCCGGGAGGCTCGCATGA
- a CDS encoding DUF126 domain-containing protein: protein MTEIRCHPGMGAPLKARALVASDGFSARYDLDRLKGTFSRPTHKLYGENYVGRILVLDQAKGGVATAWMFHEMQARGMAPAALLLNHANPVMAQGAAFGGIVLMDRFEGDITSLIANHTMLELLPEEGIVRILEE from the coding sequence ATGACGGAGATCCGCTGCCATCCCGGCATGGGTGCACCGTTGAAGGCCCGCGCCCTGGTCGCCAGCGACGGCTTTTCCGCCCGATACGATCTCGATCGCCTCAAGGGGACCTTCTCGCGACCGACCCACAAGCTCTACGGCGAGAACTATGTCGGCCGCATCCTCGTTCTCGACCAGGCCAAGGGCGGTGTCGCCACCGCGTGGATGTTCCACGAGATGCAGGCACGCGGCATGGCTCCCGCCGCCCTGCTGCTCAATCACGCGAATCCGGTCATGGCCCAGGGCGCGGCTTTCGGCGGAATCGTCCTGATGGACAGGTTCGAAGGTGATATCACCTCATTGATCGCCAATCACACCATGCTGGAACTCCTGCCCGAAGAGGGAATTGTCCGGATTCTGGAAGAATAA
- a CDS encoding histidine triad nucleotide-binding protein — translation MTSRSGNLPSYDDSNIFARILRGEIPCKKVYEDEYALAFHDIQPQAPVHVLVIPKAPYVSMADFSAGADDAQVAGFFRAVGKVASMLEIEADGYRMLANHGRNANQEVPHFHVHLFGGRPLGGMIRQPG, via the coding sequence ATGACCAGTCGTTCGGGCAATCTTCCCTCATATGATGACAGCAACATCTTTGCCCGCATCCTGCGTGGCGAGATCCCCTGCAAGAAGGTCTATGAGGACGAGTATGCGCTCGCCTTCCACGATATCCAGCCGCAGGCTCCCGTGCATGTGCTGGTCATCCCCAAGGCGCCCTACGTGTCGATGGCGGACTTTTCAGCCGGAGCGGACGACGCCCAGGTGGCCGGATTCTTCCGGGCAGTCGGCAAGGTGGCGTCCATGCTGGAGATCGAGGCGGATGGCTACCGGATGCTGGCCAACCATGGCCGCAACGCCAACCAGGAGGTGCCGCATTTCCACGTCCACCTGTTCGGTGGCCGCCCGCTGGGCGGCATGATCAGGCAGCCCGGATGA
- the gshB gene encoding glutathione synthase: MSLAVAIQMDPLESINIDADSTFVLALEAQQRGHGLYHYLPQDLSYREGGVVARARPFEVRREKGSHFTAGTPEAIDLATIDVVLMRQDPPFNLAYITATHLLERIHPQTLVVNDPASVRNAPEKLFVTQFPDFMPPTLITYDTDEVRAFRKEHGDIIVKPLYGNGGAGIFLLKRDDPNLASLMETFRGFLNEPLMIQRYIPEIRKGDKRIILVDGKAAGGVNRVPAASETRANLHVGGRAEKTALTRREMEICEALGPTLSEKGLIFVGIDVIGDYLTEINVTSPTGLQEIGRFDGTSLEAMIWDAIEARVNATSSTARLPV, from the coding sequence ATGTCGCTTGCCGTAGCCATTCAGATGGATCCGCTCGAAAGCATCAATATCGATGCCGACAGTACCTTCGTCCTGGCCCTGGAAGCACAGCAGCGCGGTCATGGACTGTATCACTATCTGCCGCAGGACCTGAGCTACCGGGAGGGGGGGGTCGTCGCCAGGGCGCGCCCGTTCGAGGTTCGTCGCGAAAAGGGCAGTCACTTCACCGCCGGCACGCCGGAAGCCATTGACCTGGCGACGATAGATGTCGTTCTGATGCGACAGGATCCGCCCTTCAACCTTGCCTATATCACGGCTACCCACCTGCTCGAACGCATTCATCCGCAGACGCTCGTCGTCAACGATCCGGCATCGGTACGCAACGCACCTGAAAAGCTGTTCGTCACGCAGTTCCCGGACTTCATGCCCCCCACACTGATCACTTATGACACCGATGAGGTGCGCGCATTCCGCAAGGAACACGGCGATATCATCGTCAAACCGCTCTACGGCAACGGAGGTGCAGGAATCTTTCTGCTGAAGCGCGACGATCCCAATCTCGCCAGCCTGATGGAAACGTTCCGGGGCTTCCTCAACGAACCCTTGATGATCCAGCGCTACATCCCCGAGATCCGCAAGGGCGACAAGCGCATCATTCTCGTGGACGGCAAGGCGGCGGGTGGTGTCAATCGCGTGCCGGCGGCATCCGAGACCCGCGCCAATCTTCATGTCGGCGGTCGCGCGGAAAAAACCGCGCTCACGCGGCGTGAAATGGAAATCTGCGAGGCACTGGGACCGACGCTGTCCGAGAAAGGACTGATCTTCGTCGGCATCGACGTGATTGGCGACTACCTTACCGAGATCAATGTCACCTCGCCGACCGGTCTGCAGGAGATCGGCCGCTTCGATGGCACCTCACTCGAAGCCATGATCTGGGATGCCATTGAAGCGCGTGTGAACGCGACTTCCAGCACCGCCCGCCTACCCGTCTGA